ACAATGATAATAAAGCGACTATATATCTGTATAATGATGGTAAAAATATTGAAAACTTTCCTGCAATCGACAGAATAATTTTATTGACATAACACAAACAAATACAAAACACTAAATATAAATTCCCTAAACCTTAAAGGTTCGGTTAAAAATTTATTATTTTAATTTTCTTTGCCTTGGGGAATGCCAATGCTTTGCTTTGACATACCTGATTCCAGAAGAACCCCAAGAAGTTACAACAATTTTACTAAGCCAATACCAATATAAACAACGCAAATATACATGTCAAGTAATATTTTTGTTTGACGATAGAAAAAAATATGAAAGTTTATTTTCGTTTGGCAATAAAGAATGGCGTAATTTCGGGAAAATCTGTCGATTTTTTTGAACTAAAATGGTGTGAGGAGCTAACCTCTGTTCAGCTGGCTGGACGGTTTAACCAGTGGCTTTATGATGATGAATTTGTAAAAAACAAACTCCCCGATTTGAACCAAGCCAGCCAATGTCTGCTTTCAATAGACCCCCATTAAAATTTGTCCAATCTCAACTCTTATAATTTTTCCACTGATTCCGTATGCCGCAAGGGAGGAACAATTTTTATATTCATTTTCTGAAAAAGCGGAAATAGGGAGATTAGAATATCTACATTGTCGGGATTGCTGCTTATTAGATAAGTTCCCTTATTTAATTCTGTAAATTCATTTGTGTGAGCAATTACCAGCATCCTGAATTCATCGCTGGCTATATATGAGCAATCTATAGTATTAATCAGTCTTTTTATTTTCAAACCCTTTGCATAGGCCAGCGAATCGATATAATTCGGATTGTTGTTTTGATAGATATAAGTTAAGTGAAGTTTCTCGGTTGCATCTATTATCATTCGAACCAGTTCGCGATTATAATTTGTATCAGCCTGCAAATAGAAAGCATCTAAGGCAGGATAGCTTTTAAATATAGCTAAAATATTTTCCATATTCAACTCTTTATCTTTGATATTTTTTAGCAAGCGGTGGCTATTTAAAACTATCTCCCAATCTTCCCGGGCGCTTGGCAATTCCAATATACACTGTCCGCTGCTTGATTTTAACGCTCGATTAAGTTTTTTGCCCGGCGCCTGATCGGGATAGAGTATAAAACCAAAGGCAATATTTTGCCAAACAAGTTCCAGCGCCTTTTTCTGTTTTAGCTCGACAAAGTCCTTGAAAATAAACGATATTGATGAGACTCTCGTTTGCGCTTTAAAGCTTGAGATTAGCACTAACTCCGATATTGTATCATTCAACGATGGAGAAATCAGCCAAGCTGCCAGATTGCCGTCCTTATTTATCTCAATGGCTTCATATATAATGCTGCTATTTCTGCGGCATGCTTTTGCCAACTCCGATGTAAACCATACAAACGGCAGTTCTTTTGGCCACAGGATGCTATAGCAGGGATAATCCCTTGTTTGACTATTGAAATTCAATGGCTGATGGTGAATTTCATTTTGGTCAAGATTTAATTCTGTTAAAATATTCAGGTAAAATGTTTCAATTTCATCAGTATTATTGATATTGCCGCCATTACAAAATTTTTCCGAAGAATTGAATATTTCAAACGCGGCGGGATAAAATCTTGCCAAAACCAAACCAACAGCGATAATAATTAAAACTATAAGCAACAGCCTTAACCATAATGTGTGCTGTTTGGGTCTTTGATTTCTTGTTATCCAAGTCATAGCTATTAGTTGGAAATGGATTGATCCTCCCAAACCCGAATCCGCATGACCCCCCCGGATGACCTTCGCAACTTGAATTTCGCCCAGCCGTTCGCCTCAAAACGGGCATAGTTGTAATTGCCGGTTATATCTCTTAAAGATAAATGGAAACTGAAATACCATATTTCCCAGATTTCGCCCGGATGTTCGGAGTAGGTTTCCGGTTCCTGTGTTCTATCAATAGGCACCCATGTATCGAGCCGGATTTCATCAAATATCTCGAAAAGCCGCCTGGTTCGGTAAATATCGCCCGATATGCCATCGCGAGGAATCTCTACAATTTCGATTTCACCGTATCTATCCTGGTCTGTATATATGAAAACGAAATCATCATCAAGGCAATTCTCATATACATCTATATCGTTATGCTCATAAGCATATTTAAAATTAGCCAGCACATTGGCAGCCGCAATAGAATCATCCGGATCGCTTTGGTCTAAAATGGGCGCTAAAAATTTCGATTCGGCCTGAGTAGGCGCAAAAGGATTAAAACAGGAATTGACAAGTATGGCTCCGGCGATTGATAGTATCGCAAAAATCAGTATTTTCAGTTTGATGCTCATTAACGGTTCCTGTATTCAGCCTTAAAATTCGCCCAACTGTCTCCGCTTCTGCTGGTAATTATTTCTTCCCATAGGTAAATGCTCCAGAGATTATATGAGGGTTGGCTTAGATGAAAGGCGGCTGTTCCCTCAATTAGGATGGTGTCAGATTGAAGTGAATCAGGTTGAATAACTCGTAATGTATAATCTCTATTGATTACCGCTAACGTATCACCAATACTGTCGGGATAATTGCTTGAGTAGCTGAGAATTAAATCAAGGCTATTATTATCCTCAGTAAATTTTGAAAATATATTCTCGGTAACTGTTATCTCCACATCCTTGTTCCATAAATAATAAAGATACCCGAAACCTTGAGCCTCTGCCTCAATCGAGTCCTCCGGTGAGGAAAAAAGGAAATCCTGACCAAAACACAACTGGTAGTTTTGAACATGTTTCTCATTATAGGCAAACATCAAGTTGCTAAGAACCACTTCCGGCATAGCAGGCGTCTCCCAGGTTCCCGAACTGCCGGCAGGTTCTTGGCTGTCTCTGGTATGTATCGGGTTTTTCAAACATCCGGCAAAACCAAGCAATATTAATACTAACAAAAATGATATGCGTTTCAAAATGTATACCTCACTGAAACATTTACAAATTCGGTAATATCTGTCTCCTGCCCTAAATATTCCCATTTGCGTCGGCTATAACCAGCTGTCAGATATTCATTAGGAGAGAATTGCCAGGTAATATTGACCGCGGCAATTTGTTTAAAATCATCCAGCTTTATTTCACGGACAATCTGTTTATTATCGAATATTATTTCACTGCCAAGTTTATGATTATATTCCTTCTTAGATTCCCATGAATACTCAGGTTCTATACAAATTTTACTAAATGGACAATAGCTTATCTTTATATTAAGGTTATGATAATTTCTATCCCAACCGGTTGCCTGCTGCCAGTTTGACTCTTCCCAAATAAGCTTGCCATAATCCTCATAACGATAAATATATGTCGGGGAAACAACAAATCTATCGGAAAGCGAAAGTCTAAAACCGGTTTCAGAGGCTCCCCTTCGGAAAATCCTGCTGGGTGTCTCCAGCGGATTTGGAATATAATCAAAAATAATATAATTTGCCCTGATTTCAAAACTCTGAACGATATTAAAATAAGAGGCTAAAGACCAATCGAAGGTCGACCTTAGAAGATAGGTTTCATTTTGATTATTATTAGCCGAGTTCAAACCGCTGGTGTAAATCTGATAAAAATTGCTATAGCCAACTCTTGCCTCGCCTGAAAAATATCGGTTGAAAGTATGCTTGCAGCGAAAATTATAAATCTGGGTTTTCAGGTCCCGTTCAAAAATCGAACTCTGATTGAGCTTGAAATAAGAGGTTACGCCAACTATGCCGTCAAAAAAAACGCTGTCATCAAGACTTATTTCCGCTGAGGCTTTTAAAGAAAGTTCTCCCATCTCAAGCCACTGGTCCAACTGTTTTCTGCCGTAATCCTCCTCGCCCCAGTTGTAGCGGTAGCCGGTAATGACTTTGATTTTATTGAAAAATATCCGCTCTAACATCAGATTAAAATTTCTGTTTTGCGTATAATTATCAGTCTGAGACAACAATATTGCCTCCTGATTGTAATTATATTTATAACTTATATAATCTAAGCCGCCTATCATTCTGGAGACAATATCGCCGGGTAATGCAACTGCAAAATAGTAATCAGCGCCGCGATCAACTTTGACCTGTCGAACAACTTCATAAACTGCCGCCTCCTTGTTTGATGTTTTACTCGGTTTTGAATAATACCTTTTAGCGCTTTCCAAGTTGCGCAGGTTCCATTGAATAGTATCAGCTTTACTCCAGATAATTAATCCGCCAAGCCTGGCATTGAACTCGCTGTAAGGGATTCTACTTAAATCATAATAATGATATGAAACCATGGATTCTATACTATTACCCAACACTTTAAGGGGTTTCGAATTTGCCGCAGCGCCATAGCCAAGCCCCTTGTCGATACCGGAAGGTTCATCGCCAATTCTCTTTATCGCCCTATTGGCAATAAAAGGGTTAATATTCAAATATTTTATTTTTGCGAAAGGCATAGATAATTTAATTTCCGAGGTATAAACTATTCTTTCCTGAAGAGCGCTTCTCGAATGATACATATATGGCGCCAGCGATAAACCCTTGATGATTCTATAGTCGGCCCTAAAAGTTGTCCAGAGATGTTCCTGCCAGCGTTTATATTGATTTTTTAAAAGCGTCGAGTTGGTATTAACATCAAGATCGCAATTTAATCTGCCAAAATCGAAATGCCTTTTAAAGCTGTTTTCCCAGTTATAGGTATTGTTATTCTGCGAATAATCGAAAACAAGCGATGAAGGACCAGCTGCCAGCATGCTTGCCATACCAATAAACAGCCATATCACACAATATAATATTATTGCTCTAACTTGCATCGCATCTCGTAAAGTTTCAGGTAGTTATCAAAAGATAACTGTTCCGGTCTCACACTAACATGTTTGCTAATTCTCGTTATCAAAGCCTCACAATACTCTTTCGGCAATTTCAAACCCATTTGCATAGAATTAGCCAGTGTTTTTCTCTTATGGCTAAAACAACCCCGCACAAAGGTTTTGAAATTATCGAAATTATCAGGTTCGCGACTAACGGGTATTAATTTTATAACTTTTGAAACCACTCTTGGTATTGGCTTAAATGACTCAGGCTTAACGGTAAATAATATCTTAATATCGAATCCGGCAGCCATAATCATAGTAAACGAGCCGTTAGCCCTTGTGCCGGGGGAGGCTGTCAGCCTGTCGGCAACCTCGGACTGAACCATAAAAACCGCGCATGATACCGACTTTTTAAACTCAAACAGCTTCTCCAAAATGGCAGTTGTAATATTATATGGAATGTTGCCTATCAATTTCATCTTAGCCGGCATATCGCCGGGTTCAATATCTAAAAAATTTCTTGCGATTAAAGTAAAATTATTCAAATCGCCAAATTTTATTTCAAGAGCAGGCAGTAAATCCCGATCAAATTCAATTGCGGTTACTTGACACTCATGTGTTAGCAATATTTCAGTAAGCGCTCCCTTGCCAGACCCTATTTCGACAATATTATCTTCAGGCTTTGGGTCAATTGAATTTACAATCTTGTGAGCTATTATTATATCGGTCAGGAAATGCTGCCCCAGATTCTTTTTCGCCTTAATTCGGGACATATTTCCTCACTTTCAGAGGAATACCATGCTTGTCGGAAATAGCTTTGCAGGCTGAGATGTCAACTTCCGGCAAATCCACAACGCTGAAAACGACTTTTATATTTTCAGCCCGGCATCGCTTGGCGAAATTTATAATCTCCGGGTAAACATTTTCGCCAAATTGCGGCCGGCATATATCATTATAAACAGCTTTATCGTGAGCATTCAGGCTGATATTAACAGAATCAATCACGCCGGATAATTTCTTGGCAAAGTCAGTTTTATTAATCAGATTCCCCTGACCATTAGTATTAAGCCTCAACGGTATGCCTTTGCCTTTGATTTTATTTGCCAGAGACAGCAATAGCTCTCCCCTGATTGATGGTTCGCCAAGCCCGCAGAAAACGATTTCCTTATAATCGTTATGTTTATCGATACCACGAAGGATTTCTTTTTCTTCCGGCTCTTGGTTCAAAAGCAAATTATGGCCGGCAACATGATAATTGCTGTTCTTCGGGCAGAAATAGCAATTGTTGGTGCAGCGCATGGTAAGGTTGATATACAGGCTGCCGCCGATTTTATAGACTATCTTTGGCGAATCGTCAACAGGGATTTTCAAAACTTTGCCGGCATTATATTCGGTAATCCTTTCGATATCCTCATATGAATACTTAGGGAATACCCCTGTTAGCTTTTCGATAACATACTTGATATAATCAGGCCGATTGCGTTTGCCGCGAAATGGCTGAGGCGGCAGATAGGGGCAATCGGTTTCGGTAACCAGCCGTGAGATTGACACCGACCCGGCTGCTCTTGGCCCTTTTGCCTTGGGATAGGTAATCGGTCCGCCAAAACCGAGATAATAGCCCATATCAATTCCCTTAGCCGCATATAATTCATCCCCGGGAAAAGCATGAAGAATACCGCGATTATTTTCTCTGCGGCTCAGTATTTCATAGGCTTGGTCGAGCGCCTGACGGATATGCAGGACAACCGGCAGGTTAAGCTCATCGGCAAGGTCGAGTTGTTTTATAAAGGCTTTCTGCTGAATTTCAGGCGGCGACAAATTACGGTAAAAATCAAGGCCGATTTCGCCGATAGCCACTACTTTCGGATGTTTCGCCAGCTTCTTCAATTCGGCAAACGTAGAGTCTGTCAGGTCCTTTGAATCATGCGGGTGATAGCCAACGGTCGCATAAATAAAATCATATTGTTCTGCCAGTTTGATTGAGGCTTTTGATGATTCGAGTTCGACGCCAATATTTACTATAAATTTCAGCCCATTATCGCGGCATTCGGAAATAACCTGCTGACGGTCTTTGTCATAATTCGGAAAATCGAGGTGTGCATGAGTATCTATCATAGCTTCTCCTTGTAAATGAATATAACTATACGAGATATAATATCAAGGGTATTCAGGCTGAAACTATGCGCTCGATTTCAGCTTGCCATTTCTTAGGATTTTTTACATGCCAGGCAATTGTATCCTCGCCGGACCGGGATGAAATATCGACACAAAGCAAAGGGCGGAAAACTGTTTTGCCAAGATGTCTTCGTGTAAGCCTTACCGATTTAATATTAGCAGTCGGAATTACAAGCTCTCGTTCCGGCATCGCCAGACCGAACCAGAGTTCCATCTCTGTTAGTATCAAAGCCCCATTGCCTCTAATTTGCTTCAAGCCTTTCGATTCCTGTCCGAAAAAGCTGGCGCCTAAATCAGAAATAATTATCCGCTGGCCTATAAAACGTTTTTCCACGCGCGATAATAACTTGGTGCGAATAAACCCAAGTAAAACCTTCTGTATTGCCCAAATCACCAAAAATACAATCGTTATGATAAGAACAATTCTTAG
Above is a window of Candidatus Zixiibacteriota bacterium DNA encoding:
- the rsmA gene encoding ribosomal RNA small subunit methyltransferase A produces the protein MSRIKAKKNLGQHFLTDIIIAHKIVNSIDPKPEDNIVEIGSGKGALTEILLTHECQVTAIEFDRDLLPALEIKFGDLNNFTLIARNFLDIEPGDMPAKMKLIGNIPYNITTAILEKLFEFKKSVSCAVFMVQSEVADRLTASPGTRANGSFTMIMAAGFDIKILFTVKPESFKPIPRVVSKVIKLIPVSREPDNFDNFKTFVRGCFSHKRKTLANSMQMGLKLPKEYCEALITRISKHVSVRPEQLSFDNYLKLYEMRCKLEQ
- a CDS encoding YchF/TatD family DNA exonuclease gives rise to the protein MIDTHAHLDFPNYDKDRQQVISECRDNGLKFIVNIGVELESSKASIKLAEQYDFIYATVGYHPHDSKDLTDSTFAELKKLAKHPKVVAIGEIGLDFYRNLSPPEIQQKAFIKQLDLADELNLPVVLHIRQALDQAYEILSRRENNRGILHAFPGDELYAAKGIDMGYYLGFGGPITYPKAKGPRAAGSVSISRLVTETDCPYLPPQPFRGKRNRPDYIKYVIEKLTGVFPKYSYEDIERITEYNAGKVLKIPVDDSPKIVYKIGGSLYINLTMRCTNNCYFCPKNSNYHVAGHNLLLNQEPEEKEILRGIDKHNDYKEIVFCGLGEPSIRGELLLSLANKIKGKGIPLRLNTNGQGNLINKTDFAKKLSGVIDSVNISLNAHDKAVYNDICRPQFGENVYPEIINFAKRCRAENIKVVFSVVDLPEVDISACKAISDKHGIPLKVRKYVPN